The following proteins come from a genomic window of Enterobacter chengduensis:
- a CDS encoding glycerol dehydratase small subunit DhaB3 produces the protein MSEKTMRVQDYPLATRCPEHILTPTGKPLTDITLEKVLSGEVGPQDVRISRQTLEYQAQIAEQMQRHAVARNFRRAAELIAIPDERILAIYNALRPFRSSQAELLAIADELEHTWHATVNAAFVRESAEVYQQRHKLRKGS, from the coding sequence ATGAGCGAGAAAACCATGCGCGTGCAGGATTATCCGTTAGCCACCCGCTGCCCGGAGCATATCCTGACGCCTACCGGCAAACCATTGACCGATATTACCCTCGAGAAGGTGCTCTCTGGCGAGGTGGGCCCGCAGGATGTGCGGATCTCCCGCCAGACCCTTGAGTACCAGGCGCAGATTGCTGAGCAGATGCAGCGCCATGCGGTGGCGCGCAATTTCCGCCGCGCGGCGGAGCTTATCGCCATTCCTGACGAGCGCATTCTGGCTATCTATAACGCGCTGCGCCCGTTCCGCTCCTCGCAGGCGGAGCTGCTGGCGATCGCCGACGAGCTGGAGCACACCTGGCATGCGACAGTGAATGCCGCCTTTGTCCGGGAGTCGGCGGAAGTGTATCAGCAGCGGCATAAGCTGCGTAAAGGAAGCTAA
- a CDS encoding propanediol/glycerol family dehydratase medium subunit has translation MQQTTQIQPSFTLKTREGGVASADERADEVVIGVGPAFDKHQHHTLIDMPHGAILKELIAGVEEEGLHARVVRILRTSDVSFMAWDAANLSGSGIGIGIQSKGTTVIHQRDLLPLSNLELFSQAPLLTLETYRQIGKNAARYARKESPSPVPVVNDQMVRPKFMAKAALFHIKETKHVVQDAEPVTLHVDLVRE, from the coding sequence GTGCAACAGACAACCCAAATTCAGCCCTCTTTTACCCTGAAAACCCGCGAGGGCGGGGTAGCTTCTGCCGATGAACGCGCCGATGAAGTGGTGATCGGCGTCGGCCCTGCCTTCGATAAACACCAGCATCACACTCTGATCGATATGCCCCATGGCGCGATCCTCAAAGAGCTGATTGCCGGGGTGGAAGAAGAGGGGCTTCACGCCCGGGTGGTGCGCATTCTGCGCACGTCCGACGTCTCCTTTATGGCCTGGGATGCTGCCAACCTGAGCGGCTCGGGGATCGGCATCGGTATCCAGTCGAAGGGGACCACGGTCATCCATCAGCGCGATCTGCTGCCGCTCAGCAACCTGGAGCTGTTCTCCCAGGCGCCGCTGCTGACGCTGGAAACCTACCGGCAGATTGGCAAAAACGCCGCGCGCTATGCGCGCAAAGAGTCACCTTCGCCGGTGCCGGTGGTGAACGATCAGATGGTGCGGCCGAAATTTATGGCCAAAGCCGCGCTATTTCATATCAAAGAGACCAAACATGTGGTGCAGGACGCCGAGCCCGTCACCCTGCACGTCGACTTAGTAAGGGAGTGA